A section of the Metabacillus endolithicus genome encodes:
- the hflX gene encoding GTPase HflX, with product MNNTLDVLKEKVILVGCQLQTILDEHFHYSMEELASLTKTANGEVISQMTQKRERPHPATYIGKGKVDELLSLVEEYSPDIVVFNDELSPSQLRNLSSIVDVRIIDRTQLILDIFAQRAKSKEGKLQVELAQLQYLLPRLTGQGIALSRQGGGIGTRGPGETQLETDRRHIRNRINEIKQQLSTVVRHRSRYRERRKKNQAFQIALVGYTNAGKSTIFNRLTTAGTFEEDLLFATLDPMTRKVLLPSTYQALITDTVGFIQDLPTTLVAAFRSTLEEVKEADLILHVVDSSNEDYANHEKTVYKLLEQLDVTDIPILTVYNKKDQTPESFVPSPTEDYLTITAFSEEDLKMLMNKVEKIAKKEMKHYSIQLPANEGRLISQLKTESLIEHLEFIEEKEMYEIEGFVLPTHAINGQLDRYNGEGNKHV from the coding sequence TTGAATAATACATTGGATGTACTAAAAGAAAAGGTAATATTAGTTGGTTGTCAGCTTCAAACAATACTTGACGAACATTTCCATTATTCAATGGAGGAGTTAGCTTCATTAACGAAAACAGCTAATGGTGAAGTAATTAGCCAAATGACACAGAAAAGGGAGAGGCCACATCCCGCTACATACATAGGTAAAGGAAAAGTAGATGAATTATTGAGTTTAGTTGAGGAATATAGTCCAGATATTGTTGTTTTTAATGATGAGTTATCACCAAGTCAATTAAGAAATTTATCATCAATAGTAGATGTGCGAATTATAGATCGTACTCAACTGATTTTAGATATATTTGCTCAACGTGCTAAATCAAAAGAAGGTAAGCTTCAGGTAGAGCTTGCACAACTACAATACTTGCTCCCGAGATTAACTGGACAAGGTATTGCTTTATCACGTCAAGGGGGAGGTATTGGTACAAGAGGACCAGGGGAGACTCAATTAGAGACAGATCGTCGTCACATTCGAAATCGTATTAATGAAATAAAACAGCAGTTATCAACTGTAGTTAGACACAGAAGCAGATATCGTGAACGTCGTAAGAAAAACCAAGCTTTTCAAATTGCTTTGGTAGGATATACAAATGCAGGGAAATCAACGATATTTAATCGATTAACAACAGCAGGTACATTTGAAGAAGATTTATTATTTGCAACATTAGATCCTATGACAAGAAAAGTATTATTACCATCAACATATCAAGCTCTAATCACAGATACTGTGGGTTTCATTCAAGATTTACCGACAACCCTTGTGGCAGCGTTTCGATCCACACTTGAAGAAGTAAAAGAAGCCGATCTTATTCTTCATGTTGTTGACAGCTCGAATGAAGACTACGCAAATCATGAAAAGACTGTATATAAGCTTCTTGAACAATTGGATGTAACTGATATACCAATTTTGACCGTTTATAATAAAAAAGATCAGACTCCGGAATCATTCGTACCATCCCCGACGGAGGATTATTTAACAATTACTGCTTTTTCTGAAGAAGATTTAAAAATGTTGATGAATAAGGTGGAGAAAATTGCAAAAAAAGAAATGAAACATTATTCCATCCAACTACCGGCAAATGAAGGTAGATTAATTTCGCAATTGAAAACTGAATCTCTTATTGAACACTTAGAATTTATAGAAGAGAAAGAAATGTATGAAATTGAAGGGTTTGTTCTCCCGACACATGCTATAAATGGACAGCTAGATAGGTATAACGGAGAGGGTAATAAACATGTTTAA
- a CDS encoding MerR family transcriptional regulator, giving the protein MSDNIRRSMPLFPIGIVMQLTDLSARQIRYYEENELIFPARTESNRRLFSFNDVDKLLEIRNLIEQGVNLAGIKEIFSRKSTHNEEKEEQHKTVEKPDLSDAELRKLLKSELMQAGRFNRPTLRQGDMTRFFH; this is encoded by the coding sequence ATGAGTGATAACATACGACGCTCAATGCCCCTATTTCCTATCGGAATTGTTATGCAGCTCACAGATCTGTCTGCAAGACAAATTCGTTATTATGAAGAGAATGAACTTATTTTTCCAGCTCGAACTGAAAGCAACAGAAGATTGTTTTCGTTTAATGATGTTGACAAGTTATTGGAGATTCGTAATTTAATTGAACAAGGTGTCAACTTGGCTGGAATTAAAGAGATTTTCTCGCGTAAAAGTACACATAATGAAGAGAAAGAAGAGCAACATAAAACTGTTGAAAAGCCTGATTTGAGTGATGCTGAATTACGTAAGCTCTTAAAATCTGAGCTTATGCAGGCAGGACGCTTTAATCGTCCAACATTAAGGCAAGGGGACATGACAAGGTTCTTTCATTGA
- a CDS encoding cytochrome c biogenesis protein CcdA — protein sequence MADVNIFLAFGAGFLSFISPCCLPLYPAFLSYITGVSVGELKTENALLQKRSLLHTIFFLIGFSSIFIALGFGTSFIGEVFQNYQDFIRQIGAILIIVFGLMIVGVFKPEFLMKEHRFEIKNRPAGFVGTFLIGMAFAAGWTPCTGPILSAVIWLGATNPGSAMIYMIAYILGFAVPFLVLSFFIGKLGWIKKHNMKIMKIGGYIMIVMGILLFFDIMTSIIIFLTRIFGGFTGF from the coding sequence ATGGCTGATGTAAATATATTTTTAGCATTTGGAGCAGGATTCCTGTCCTTTATTTCACCATGTTGTCTGCCGCTTTACCCAGCTTTTTTATCTTATATTACAGGTGTTTCGGTAGGAGAGTTAAAAACAGAAAATGCCTTGTTACAAAAGAGAAGTTTATTACATACAATTTTTTTCTTAATAGGTTTTTCTTCAATATTTATTGCGCTTGGATTTGGAACATCATTTATAGGCGAGGTTTTTCAAAATTATCAAGATTTTATCCGTCAAATCGGGGCTATTTTAATTATAGTGTTTGGATTAATGATTGTAGGTGTCTTTAAACCTGAATTTTTAATGAAAGAGCATCGTTTTGAAATTAAGAATAGACCAGCTGGATTTGTGGGTACATTCCTGATTGGAATGGCTTTTGCTGCTGGCTGGACACCATGTACAGGGCCAATTTTATCGGCTGTTATTTGGCTCGGAGCAACAAATCCTGGTTCAGCTATGATTTATATGATTGCCTATATATTAGGGTTTGCTGTACCTTTCTTAGTTCTTTCTTTCTTTATTGGAAAACTAGGATGGATCAAAAAACATAATATGAAAATTATGAAGATAGGAGGATACATCATGATTGTAATGGGAATATTATTATTCTTTGATATCATGACCTCTATCATTATCTTTTTAACACGAATTTTTGGTGGTTTTACAGGTTTTTAA
- the glnA gene encoding type I glutamate--ammonia ligase, whose product MAKYSREDIVSLVKENNVKYIRLQFTDILGTIKNVEIPVSQLDKALDNKMMFDGSSIEGFVRIEESDMYLYPDIDTFVIFPWTAEKGKVARFICDIYNPDGTPFAGDPRNNLRRLLSEMEELGFTDFNLGPEPEFFLFKLDEKGEPTLELNDNGGYFDLAPTDLGENCRRDIVLELEEMGFEIEASHHEVAPGQHEIDFKYASAIKACDDIQTFKLVVKTIARKHGLHATFMPKPLFGVNGSGMHCNLSLFSNGENAFLDTNAELQLSDTARQFIAGVIKHAPAFTAVTNPTVNSYKRLVPGYEAPCYVAWSAQNRSPLIRIPASRGLSTRIEVRSVDPAANPYLAMSVLLAAGLDGIKNKLQAPKPIDRNIYVMSKEERVENGIVDLPATLAQALDLLKADSTMKHALGEHLFEHFIEAKEIEWDMFRTQVHPWEREQYMSMY is encoded by the coding sequence GTGGCTAAATATTCAAGAGAAGATATTGTAAGTTTAGTAAAAGAAAACAATGTAAAATATATCCGTCTACAATTCACAGATATTTTGGGAACTATTAAAAACGTAGAGATTCCTGTAAGCCAATTAGATAAAGCTCTTGATAATAAAATGATGTTCGATGGATCTTCAATTGAAGGTTTCGTTCGAATCGAAGAGTCTGATATGTACTTATATCCTGATATTGATACATTCGTTATCTTCCCTTGGACAGCAGAAAAAGGAAAGGTTGCACGATTCATCTGTGATATTTATAATCCAGATGGCACTCCATTTGCTGGTGATCCACGTAATAACCTACGACGTCTTCTTTCTGAGATGGAAGAACTAGGGTTTACAGATTTCAATTTAGGGCCTGAGCCAGAATTCTTCTTATTTAAATTAGACGAAAAAGGCGAACCAACATTAGAATTAAATGATAATGGTGGATATTTCGACTTAGCACCAACTGACTTAGGTGAAAACTGCCGCCGTGATATCGTTCTAGAACTTGAAGAAATGGGATTTGAAATCGAGGCATCTCACCATGAGGTAGCTCCTGGTCAGCATGAAATTGATTTTAAATATGCTTCTGCAATTAAAGCATGTGACGATATTCAAACATTTAAATTAGTTGTTAAAACAATTGCACGCAAGCATGGATTACATGCTACATTTATGCCAAAACCATTGTTTGGTGTAAACGGATCTGGTATGCACTGTAACTTATCATTATTTAGTAATGGTGAGAATGCATTCTTAGATACAAACGCTGAACTGCAATTAAGTGATACTGCTAGACAATTTATTGCTGGTGTAATCAAACATGCCCCTGCATTTACAGCAGTAACAAACCCAACTGTAAACTCTTATAAACGACTTGTACCAGGTTATGAGGCACCATGTTATGTGGCTTGGTCTGCACAAAACAGAAGTCCGTTAATTCGTATCCCTGCTTCACGTGGGTTAAGTACACGTATAGAAGTACGCAGTGTTGACCCTGCAGCAAATCCGTACCTAGCTATGAGTGTTCTTTTAGCTGCGGGTCTTGATGGTATTAAAAATAAGCTTCAAGCTCCAAAACCTATTGATCGTAACATTTATGTTATGTCAAAGGAAGAGCGTGTTGAAAATGGTATCGTAGACCTACCAGCAACATTAGCTCAAGCTCTAGACTTATTAAAAGCTGATAGCACAATGAAGCATGCTTTAGGTGAACATTTATTTGAGCACTTTATTGAAGCAAAAGAAATAGAGTGGGATATGTTCCGTACTCAAGTACATCCATGGGAAAGAGAACAATACATGTCAATGTATTAA
- a CDS encoding spore coat protein: protein MQNQMNQQVMMQQSPNMQPKMNHGGHEMFESQEVISGMIGMLDQYLMYSQFIKDQELKNILQRQYSFISDCYNIMVESFSTGNKPSHSTEVFNMQQSNDVFYGLKPSQPKKPVQSINELGDQCVSSFMLGQCKSMAGLLSVSACEITNPVLRRVAADSVPNFIEMAYEIFLYQNKNHYYQVPQLQQQDMNQMLGAYTTTQNTQMSQQNNNMMMQ, encoded by the coding sequence ATGCAAAATCAAATGAATCAACAAGTAATGATGCAGCAGTCACCTAATATGCAGCCTAAAATGAATCATGGTGGACATGAAATGTTTGAATCACAAGAAGTAATTTCAGGAATGATTGGTATGTTGGATCAATATCTAATGTACAGCCAATTTATAAAGGATCAAGAATTAAAGAATATTCTTCAACGTCAATATTCCTTTATTAGTGACTGTTATAACATCATGGTTGAATCCTTTTCAACAGGTAATAAACCTTCGCATTCTACAGAGGTCTTTAATATGCAACAAAGTAATGATGTTTTTTATGGTCTAAAGCCTTCTCAACCCAAAAAACCTGTTCAGTCTATAAACGAATTAGGAGACCAATGTGTATCTTCCTTTATGCTTGGTCAATGTAAATCAATGGCTGGCTTATTAAGCGTGTCTGCTTGTGAAATTACAAACCCTGTTTTACGTCGAGTTGCAGCTGACAGTGTACCAAACTTTATTGAAATGGCTTATGAAATTTTCTTATATCAAAATAAAAATCACTATTATCAAGTGCCACAACTTCAACAACAAGATATGAATCAAATGCTAGGTGCTTATACTACTACACAGAATACACAAATGAGTCAGCAAAATAATAATATGATGATGCAGTAA
- a CDS encoding DUF896 domain-containing protein translates to MLPKFKIDRINELSKKSKSVGLTDKEKKEQQSLRNEYLQVFRSSMKNTLKGVTVVDPNGNDVTPQKLKNERSKDLH, encoded by the coding sequence ATGTTACCGAAATTTAAAATCGATCGAATAAATGAATTATCCAAGAAATCAAAGTCAGTAGGACTAACTGATAAAGAAAAGAAAGAACAACAATCTCTTCGAAATGAGTATTTACAAGTGTTTCGATCTTCTATGAAAAACACTTTAAAGGGAGTAACAGTTGTTGATCCGAATGGTAATGATGTAACGCCGCAAAAGCTAAAAAATGAGAGAAGCAAAGATCTACATTAA
- the lexA gene encoding transcriptional repressor LexA, with product MTKLSKRQQDILTFIKDEVQKKGYPPSVREIGEAVGLASSSTVHGHLARLESKGLIRRDPTKPRAIEILEEEETLHIPKSNVINVPVIGKVTAGLPITAIENVEEYFPLPDRYISDDEHVFMLEIMGESMIEAGILDGDLVIVRQQQTANNGDIVVAMTEDDEATCKRFFKEKDYIRLQPENSTMEPIILRNVSILGKVIGVYRTVH from the coding sequence ATGACGAAACTATCAAAAAGGCAACAAGATATATTAACTTTTATTAAAGATGAGGTCCAAAAAAAGGGGTATCCACCTTCAGTACGTGAAATTGGAGAAGCTGTGGGATTAGCTTCAAGCTCAACAGTACACGGTCATTTAGCTAGATTAGAGTCAAAAGGTTTAATTAGAAGAGATCCTACGAAACCAAGAGCAATTGAAATTTTAGAGGAAGAAGAGACTCTTCATATTCCAAAGAGCAATGTTATTAATGTTCCAGTAATCGGAAAAGTAACAGCAGGTCTTCCAATTACAGCTATTGAAAATGTGGAAGAGTACTTTCCGCTCCCAGATCGATATATTTCAGACGATGAACATGTTTTTATGCTAGAAATTATGGGTGAAAGTATGATAGAAGCTGGAATATTAGATGGTGATTTAGTAATCGTCCGACAACAGCAAACGGCTAACAATGGTGATATTGTTGTGGCTATGACCGAGGATGATGAGGCAACTTGTAAAAGATTTTTCAAAGAAAAAGACTATATTCGCTTACAGCCAGAAAATTCAACAATGGAACCTATTATTCTTCGAAATGTGAGTATACTAGGAAAAGTAATTGGAGTTTACCGCACGGTTCATTAA
- a CDS encoding response regulator, producing MARILIVDDAKFMRMTLSNILIKANHEVVGEGENGLEAVTLFEKEQPDLVTLDITMPEKNGIQALKEIKEKYPDAKIIMCSAMGQQKMVVEAIEAGAKDFIVKPFDENRVLEAVGRVLG from the coding sequence ATGGCTAGAATATTAATTGTTGATGATGCCAAGTTTATGAGAATGACTTTATCTAATATACTTATAAAGGCTAACCATGAGGTTGTTGGTGAGGGGGAAAATGGATTAGAGGCAGTGACTCTTTTTGAAAAAGAACAACCTGATCTAGTTACCCTTGATATTACAATGCCAGAAAAAAATGGTATACAGGCCCTTAAGGAGATTAAGGAAAAATATCCCGATGCAAAAATTATTATGTGTTCAGCGATGGGGCAGCAAAAAATGGTCGTTGAAGCTATAGAAGCAGGAGCAAAGGACTTTATTGTAAAACCTTTTGATGAAAATCGTGTACTTGAAGCAGTCGGAAGGGTACTGGGATAA
- the sirA gene encoding sporulation inhibitor of replication protein SirA codes for MVEESEIVRHYYIYLIEEEFASHYFGRESKIYHLFQDFHWTIARSEHENTLEKQINYITKPIPMLFIHQLLGTHLSKRSDYQVFQNIHKIELKGNLGNATLIVKNRHLELSSDGSYEAETIFFEVLRKFDPCFLAMDLKGERYGWLNPIKERNFG; via the coding sequence ATGGTTGAGGAGAGTGAAATAGTGAGACACTATTATATTTACTTAATAGAAGAAGAATTTGCAAGTCACTACTTTGGTCGTGAGTCTAAAATCTACCATCTGTTTCAAGATTTTCACTGGACAATTGCCCGTTCTGAACATGAAAACACACTAGAGAAGCAAATAAATTATATAACTAAGCCTATTCCAATGTTATTTATTCATCAATTACTTGGAACTCATTTATCAAAGCGTTCGGATTATCAAGTGTTCCAAAATATCCATAAAATTGAGTTAAAAGGAAATCTTGGTAATGCAACATTAATAGTGAAAAATCGTCATCTTGAGCTTTCTTCTGATGGAAGTTATGAGGCAGAAACTATATTTTTTGAAGTGTTAAGAAAATTTGATCCTTGTTTTTTAGCGATGGACTTAAAAGGTGAAAGATATGGGTGGCTAAACCCAATAAAAGAAAGAAATTTTGGATAA
- a CDS encoding cold-shock protein: protein MQQGTVKWFNAEKGFGFIEVEGGDDVFVHFSAIQGEGFKSLDEGQKVTFDTEQGQRGLQATNVNKA, encoded by the coding sequence ATGCAACAAGGTACAGTAAAATGGTTTAACGCAGAAAAAGGTTTCGGTTTCATCGAAGTTGAAGGTGGAGACGATGTATTCGTACATTTCTCAGCTATCCAAGGCGAAGGATTTAAATCTTTAGACGAAGGTCAAAAAGTAACTTTTGACACAGAACAAGGCCAACGTGGTCTTCAAGCTACTAACGTAAACAAGGCATAA
- a CDS encoding aminotransferase class I/II-fold pyridoxal phosphate-dependent enzyme, giving the protein MFKLLKNGAVIAPIVENAEQKISKIHDQIDFISEVNQFKVLKSFQKHRISDSHFIPSTGYGYDDIGRDTLEKVYADVFGGEAGLVRSQIISGTHAISIALFGVLRPGDELLYITGKPYDTLEEIVGIRGSGIGSLKEFNIDYNTVDLNGDGTVNFEAVKNAISPKTKMIGIQRSKGYATRPSFTISDIKEMINFVKSLKEDIVIFVDNCYGEFVEELEPCHIGADLIAGSLIKNPGGGLAKTGGYLVGKKELIEACSYRMTSPGIGAEAGASLYSLQEMYQGFFLAPHVVGQALKGAVFTSAFLEEIGLKTSPKWNSIRTDLIQSVQFDDPNLMVAFCQAIQYASPINSHVTPYPNYMPGYEDDVIMAAGTFVQGASIELTADGPLREPYVAYVQGGLTYTHVKIAVCSAVDSLIEQKLISIDR; this is encoded by the coding sequence ATGTTTAAGTTATTAAAAAACGGGGCAGTTATTGCCCCAATTGTTGAAAATGCTGAACAAAAAATATCTAAGATTCATGACCAAATTGATTTTATCAGTGAGGTAAACCAATTTAAGGTGCTAAAAAGCTTTCAGAAGCATCGAATTAGTGACTCTCACTTTATTCCATCTACAGGTTATGGATATGATGATATTGGTAGAGACACCTTAGAAAAAGTGTATGCAGATGTGTTTGGAGGGGAGGCTGGCTTAGTAAGATCACAAATTATCTCTGGAACGCATGCTATTTCAATCGCTCTTTTCGGAGTTTTAAGACCAGGCGATGAACTTCTATATATAACAGGAAAACCGTATGATACACTCGAAGAAATAGTAGGTATTAGAGGTAGCGGTATTGGCTCACTTAAAGAATTTAATATAGATTACAATACTGTGGACCTTAACGGAGATGGTACTGTAAATTTTGAAGCTGTAAAAAACGCCATTTCACCTAAAACAAAAATGATTGGTATTCAACGATCTAAAGGGTATGCAACAAGGCCTTCATTTACAATATCAGATATTAAAGAAATGATAAATTTTGTTAAATCTCTTAAAGAAGATATTGTCATTTTCGTTGATAACTGCTATGGTGAATTTGTGGAAGAATTGGAGCCATGTCATATTGGAGCTGACCTGATTGCAGGGTCATTAATTAAAAATCCTGGCGGTGGACTTGCGAAAACAGGAGGCTATTTAGTTGGCAAAAAAGAACTTATAGAGGCGTGTTCGTACAGAATGACTTCACCTGGTATTGGAGCAGAGGCTGGTGCTTCACTATACAGCCTTCAGGAAATGTACCAAGGGTTCTTTTTGGCACCACATGTTGTGGGCCAAGCGTTAAAAGGTGCAGTATTTACTTCAGCATTTTTAGAAGAAATTGGTTTGAAAACAAGTCCTAAGTGGAACAGTATAAGAACTGATTTGATTCAATCTGTACAATTTGACGACCCAAACCTGATGGTTGCTTTTTGCCAAGCAATTCAGTACGCCTCACCAATAAATTCCCATGTTACACCATATCCTAACTATATGCCTGGATATGAAGATGATGTCATTATGGCAGCAGGTACTTTTGTTCAAGGAGCCAGCATTGAACTTACCGCAGATGGGCCACTAAGAGAGCCGTACGTTGCATACGTTCAAGGTGGACTAACATACACGCATGTAAAAATAGCTGTTTGTAGTGCTGTTGATTCTCTAATTGAGCAAAAGCTAATTTCAATAGATAGATAA
- the yneA gene encoding cell division suppressor protein YneA translates to MKKESFTYVVSFFLVLFAITLAITYTGNSESLDKYHQVEIQEGDSLWSIADEFNVKSQISKQEFVKWVQDKNGIHSNVVKPGEFVFVPVEKDEIYQIEQIASK, encoded by the coding sequence ATGAAAAAAGAATCTTTTACATATGTAGTATCATTTTTTCTAGTCCTTTTTGCAATTACACTAGCAATAACGTATACTGGTAACTCAGAAAGTTTGGATAAGTATCATCAAGTAGAGATTCAAGAGGGTGACAGCCTTTGGTCAATTGCTGATGAGTTTAATGTAAAAAGCCAGATTTCAAAACAAGAGTTTGTAAAGTGGGTACAGGATAAAAACGGCATTCATTCCAATGTTGTTAAGCCAGGTGAATTTGTTTTTGTACCTGTCGAAAAGGATGAAATCTATCAAATTGAACAAATTGCTAGTAAGTAG
- a CDS encoding Gp37-like protein — MVKHLKIGLVEDSHKKQLLTQRITLPPSHTVYDNKTGNAETVMSNYVNTNIVNPLDANRKIPRLIAAPNQNSRQSIF; from the coding sequence ATGGTAAAGCATCTGAAAATTGGCTTGGTAGAGGATTCTCATAAAAAGCAATTGTTAACCCAAAGGATTACTTTGCCACCTTCTCACACAGTGTATGACAATAAAACAGGCAATGCAGAAACAGTTATGAGCAATTATGTGAACACAAACATAGTAAACCCTTTAGATGCTAACAGAAAGATACCACGATTGATTGCTGCACCAAATCAAAACAGTAGACAGTCAATATTCTGA
- a CDS encoding CcdC family protein, with translation MITIASSIIAVVMAVIVLFIRMKSAKKPATAKKIILPPLFMSTGALMFLHPLFRVTAAEFFEALFVGMFFSIFLIKTSKFEIRDNEIYLKRSKAFAFILIGLLIIRIIMKSYLSNSIDVGELSGMFWILAFGMIVPWRIAMYRSFQKIHKQHIASTNIRT, from the coding sequence TTGATAACTATTGCTTCTTCTATTATTGCTGTAGTCATGGCAGTAATTGTTTTATTTATTCGAATGAAGTCTGCCAAAAAGCCGGCTACAGCCAAAAAAATTATATTACCTCCACTTTTTATGAGTACTGGTGCTTTAATGTTTCTTCATCCCTTGTTTAGGGTAACAGCAGCTGAATTCTTTGAAGCACTTTTTGTTGGAATGTTTTTTTCTATTTTTTTAATTAAGACTTCTAAATTTGAAATTAGGGATAATGAAATATACTTAAAACGTTCGAAAGCATTTGCCTTTATTTTAATTGGTTTGCTCATTATTCGAATTATCATGAAGTCATATTTAAGTAATTCTATTGATGTTGGAGAGTTAAGTGGTATGTTTTGGATCCTTGCATTTGGAATGATTGTTCCTTGGAGAATCGCAATGTACCGGTCTTTTCAGAAGATTCATAAACAACATATTGCTTCTACAAATATTCGTACATAA
- a CDS encoding YneF family protein gives MQLWVVILVGILALLAGVALGFFIARKYMMNYLKKNPPINEQMLKMMMMQMGQKPSQKKINQMMSQMNKMQK, from the coding sequence ATGCAATTATGGGTTGTTATTCTAGTAGGCATTCTAGCTTTACTTGCTGGAGTTGCACTAGGATTTTTCATTGCGCGTAAATATATGATGAATTACCTGAAGAAAAATCCACCAATTAACGAACAAATGCTGAAAATGATGATGATGCAAATGGGACAAAAACCATCCCAAAAGAAAATCAATCAAATGATGTCACAGATGAATAAGATGCAAAAGTAA